A window of Hevea brasiliensis isolate MT/VB/25A 57/8 chromosome 14, ASM3005281v1, whole genome shotgun sequence contains these coding sequences:
- the LOC110661342 gene encoding disease resistance protein RPS2 isoform X2: protein MRYYEKSLDKNYEKLQDAIKKLYARKGDLLVKINRDRTKQATEECNVWMGSVKKLEKEVLALKAEYEEEKSHKFKSVRLCPRSNLSKRMVEKLFEVQSCWSEGSNFGTDFLVERSAKPIIKAKAPKIEDKPSLSMVFEEILECLKDKRVTRIGLWGQVGAGKTTIMQNLRESEEISELFDIVFYVTLADEGNEERLQERVQHQIAEELQLDLLQGSTDAASKISKRLESMRFLLLLDDVWGTFDLDDCGIYENEKDSKIVIASRHCGNCREMCVDHLIRVPRLSNDEALNLFQERLGRKLYSEFKSLARQVIEECDNLPLLIDKVARAFRRKDDILLWESGLNKLRIWPGTKCDGMDDAFDLLRFCYEELDEDGKVCFLYGALYAEAYEICINYLLECWRAEDFTQDVEEFTAIQKGQEILHDLLDASLLENGEKVKHVRMNKVLRKMAFKILESDDSKCLVKPGKGLQKAPESKEWEQKLRISLMDNKFSSLPDKPDCNNLSTLLLQRNIDLAVIPRRFFESMQSLRVLDLHSTNIAELPSSISCLVCLRALYLNSCRRLLKLPGKIKALKHLEVLDIRGTGINSLPVEIRYLSQLQRFRMSLSKIDGKSRKIRTNHNIILELSLLEELVIDIHPENEWWKQVVRHITQNVAVLKKLTYLSFSIGEYHSTRYKILDCFRHRICWRVKYANGDGNLPLPEVLAEADAFELIGCKGVLKLSDFGIDNMTKIKSCLIESCNEMETVVDSNGITNAVFECLEKMYLSNIPNLQSIWEGLVPQGSLARLNTLVFFKCSKLKKIFSSSLVQQFSDLQHLEIEACHQIEEVTLEAENNGMNAPVLPSLKSIVLVGLPSLTNIWIDDSLDWASLDKTISMCPLLDSHPSWRTVL, encoded by the coding sequence ATGAGATATTATGAGAAAAGTCTGGATAAAAATTATGAAAAGTTGCAAGATGCGATTAAAAAGCTCTATGCCAGGAAAGGTGATTTGTTAGTGAAAATAAATAGGGATAGGACAAAGCAGGCTACCGAAGAATGCAATGTGTGGATGGGTAGTGTCAAGAAACTTGAGAAAGAGGTGCTAGCCTTGAAAGCTGAATATGAAGAAGAAAAAAGCCACAAGTTTAAATCGGTTCGTCTTTGCCCACGTTCAAATCTTAGCAAACGCATGGTAGAGAAACTTTTTGAGGTACAAAGTTGTTGGTCAGAGGGGAGCAATTTTGGAACTGACTTTCTGGTTGAGAGATCAGCAAAACCTATCATAAAAGCGAAGGCACCAAAAATAGAGGACAAGCCATCACTTTCCATGGTTTTCGAAGAGATACTTGAATGCCTAAAAGATAAGCGTGTAACAAGAATAGGACTTTGGGGCCAGGTGGGTGCTGGGAAAACAACAATCATGCAAAATTTGCGTGAAAGTGAAGAAATTTCTGAATTGTTTGATATAGTCTTTTATGTAACTCTAGCTGACGAAGGGAATGAAGAAAGGTTGCAAGAAAGGGTTCAGCATCAAATAGCAGAAGAGCTACAATTGGATTTACTACAAGGCAGTACTGACGCTGCTTCAAAAATATCCAAGAGGTTGGAGAGCATGAGATTTTTACTTCTTTTGGACGATGTCTGGGGCACATTTGATCTCGATGATTGCGGCATCTATGAAAATGAAAAGGATAGCAAGATAGTAATTGCATCTAGACATTGTGGCAATTGTCGTGAGATGTGTGTTGATCATCTAATTAGGGTGCCACGGCTCTCAAATGATGAAGCTTTGAATCTTTTTCAGGAAAGATTAGGTCGAAAGTTGTATTCTGAGTTTAAATCACTAGCCCGCCAAGTCATTGAGGAGTGTGATAATTTGCCCCTTTTAATAGACAAGGTTGCAAGAGCCTTCAGAAGGAAAGACGATATTCTTCTATGGGAGTCTGGGCTGAATAAATTGCGAATATGGCCTGGTACCAAATGTGATGGAATGGATGATGCGTTTGATTTATTAAGATTCTGTTATGAAGAATTAGATGAAGATGGAAAAGTTTGCTTTCTTTATGGTGCCTTATATGCTGAAGCATATgaaatatgtataaattatttgCTAGAATGTTGGAGAGCTGAAGATTTCACTCAAGATGTGGAGGAGTTCACTGCAATTCAGAAAGGTCAAGAGATATTGCATGATCTTTTGGATGCATCTTTGCTAGAAAACGGTGAAAAGGTAAAACATGTAAGGATGAATAAAGTGCTACGGAAAATGGCCTTTAAAATCTTAGAAAGTGACGATTCAAAATGTTTGGTGAAACCTGGCAAGGGGCTCCAAAAGGCCCCCGAAAGTAAAGAATGGGAACAAAAACTAAGGATTTCTTTGATGGATAACAAATTTAGCAGTTTACCGGACAAGCCAGATTGCAACAATCTCTCAACACTTTTACTCCAGAGAAATATTGATTTGGCAGTGATTCCTCGCCGATTCTTTGAATCTATGCAAAGTCTCCGGGTTTTGGACTTACATAGCACTAATATTGCTGAATTACCATCTTCGATTTCATGCTTGGTATGTCTCAGGGCTCTTTATTTAAATTCTTGCAGGAGATTGTTGAAGCTTCCAGGCAAAATAAAGGCACTTAAGCATCTTGAGGTGCTTGATATTCGAGGTACTGGGATTAATTCTTTGCCGGTTGAAATAAGATATTTAAGCCAATTGCAGCGCTTCAGGATGTCATTGTCAAAGATAGATGGAAAATCAAGGAAAATCAGaacaaatcacaatataattttagAGCTTTCTTTGTTGGAAGAGTTAGTCATCGACATTCATCCAGAAAATGAGTGGTGGAAGCAGGTTGTGAGACATATAACTCAAAATGTGGCTGTCTTGAAAAAATTGACCTACCTTTCATTCTCCATCGGTGAATATCATTCAACCAGGTACAAAATTCTTGATTGCTTCAGACATAGGATTTGCTGGCGTGTAAAATATGCAAATGGTGATGGCAATCTTCCATTGCCAGAGGTACTTGCTGAAGCTGATGCATTTGAACTAATTGGATGCAAGGGAGTTTTGAAGTTATCGGACTTTGGCATTGACAATATGACCAAGATTAAGAGCTGTTTGATTGAAAGTTGTAATGAAATGGAGACTGTTGTTGATAGCAATGGAATAACAAATGCAGTGTTTGAGTGCTTGGAGAAGATGTACCTAAGCAATATCCCCAACTTGCAAAGCATTTGGGAGGGTTTGGTACCTCAGGGAAGCCTTGCCCGACTAAATACTTTAGTTTTCTTCAAATGTTCAAAGCTGAAGAAGATTTTCTCTAGCAGCTTAGTTCAGCAATTCTCTGATCTCCAGCACTTGGAAATTGAAGCTTGTCATCAAATTGAAGAGGTTACCCTGGAAGCAGAGAACAATGGGATGAATGCTCCTGTACTTCCAAGTCTAAAGTCAATAGTACTTGTTGGTCTTCCAAGTTTAACAAACATTTGGATTGATGATTCACTGGATTGGGCCTCCCTAGACAAAACGATTTCCATGTGTCCACTATTGGATAGTCATCCTTCTTGGCGAACAGTACTGTGA
- the LOC110661342 gene encoding disease resistance protein RPS2 isoform X1 — protein sequence MAEIVAASAGTSAVVVEAYKDARNAADSIDEMRYYEKSLDKNYEKLQDAIKKLYARKGDLLVKINRDRTKQATEECNVWMGSVKKLEKEVLALKAEYEEEKSHKFKSVRLCPRSNLSKRMVEKLFEVQSCWSEGSNFGTDFLVERSAKPIIKAKAPKIEDKPSLSMVFEEILECLKDKRVTRIGLWGQVGAGKTTIMQNLRESEEISELFDIVFYVTLADEGNEERLQERVQHQIAEELQLDLLQGSTDAASKISKRLESMRFLLLLDDVWGTFDLDDCGIYENEKDSKIVIASRHCGNCREMCVDHLIRVPRLSNDEALNLFQERLGRKLYSEFKSLARQVIEECDNLPLLIDKVARAFRRKDDILLWESGLNKLRIWPGTKCDGMDDAFDLLRFCYEELDEDGKVCFLYGALYAEAYEICINYLLECWRAEDFTQDVEEFTAIQKGQEILHDLLDASLLENGEKVKHVRMNKVLRKMAFKILESDDSKCLVKPGKGLQKAPESKEWEQKLRISLMDNKFSSLPDKPDCNNLSTLLLQRNIDLAVIPRRFFESMQSLRVLDLHSTNIAELPSSISCLVCLRALYLNSCRRLLKLPGKIKALKHLEVLDIRGTGINSLPVEIRYLSQLQRFRMSLSKIDGKSRKIRTNHNIILELSLLEELVIDIHPENEWWKQVVRHITQNVAVLKKLTYLSFSIGEYHSTRYKILDCFRHRICWRVKYANGDGNLPLPEVLAEADAFELIGCKGVLKLSDFGIDNMTKIKSCLIESCNEMETVVDSNGITNAVFECLEKMYLSNIPNLQSIWEGLVPQGSLARLNTLVFFKCSKLKKIFSSSLVQQFSDLQHLEIEACHQIEEVTLEAENNGMNAPVLPSLKSIVLVGLPSLTNIWIDDSLDWASLDKTISMCPLLDSHPSWRTVL from the coding sequence ATGGCTGAGATAGTTGCAGCTTCTGCAGGGACTTCTGCTGTAGTAGTTGAGGCATACAAAGATGCGAGGAATGCAGCTGACTCTATTGACGAAATGAGATATTATGAGAAAAGTCTGGATAAAAATTATGAAAAGTTGCAAGATGCGATTAAAAAGCTCTATGCCAGGAAAGGTGATTTGTTAGTGAAAATAAATAGGGATAGGACAAAGCAGGCTACCGAAGAATGCAATGTGTGGATGGGTAGTGTCAAGAAACTTGAGAAAGAGGTGCTAGCCTTGAAAGCTGAATATGAAGAAGAAAAAAGCCACAAGTTTAAATCGGTTCGTCTTTGCCCACGTTCAAATCTTAGCAAACGCATGGTAGAGAAACTTTTTGAGGTACAAAGTTGTTGGTCAGAGGGGAGCAATTTTGGAACTGACTTTCTGGTTGAGAGATCAGCAAAACCTATCATAAAAGCGAAGGCACCAAAAATAGAGGACAAGCCATCACTTTCCATGGTTTTCGAAGAGATACTTGAATGCCTAAAAGATAAGCGTGTAACAAGAATAGGACTTTGGGGCCAGGTGGGTGCTGGGAAAACAACAATCATGCAAAATTTGCGTGAAAGTGAAGAAATTTCTGAATTGTTTGATATAGTCTTTTATGTAACTCTAGCTGACGAAGGGAATGAAGAAAGGTTGCAAGAAAGGGTTCAGCATCAAATAGCAGAAGAGCTACAATTGGATTTACTACAAGGCAGTACTGACGCTGCTTCAAAAATATCCAAGAGGTTGGAGAGCATGAGATTTTTACTTCTTTTGGACGATGTCTGGGGCACATTTGATCTCGATGATTGCGGCATCTATGAAAATGAAAAGGATAGCAAGATAGTAATTGCATCTAGACATTGTGGCAATTGTCGTGAGATGTGTGTTGATCATCTAATTAGGGTGCCACGGCTCTCAAATGATGAAGCTTTGAATCTTTTTCAGGAAAGATTAGGTCGAAAGTTGTATTCTGAGTTTAAATCACTAGCCCGCCAAGTCATTGAGGAGTGTGATAATTTGCCCCTTTTAATAGACAAGGTTGCAAGAGCCTTCAGAAGGAAAGACGATATTCTTCTATGGGAGTCTGGGCTGAATAAATTGCGAATATGGCCTGGTACCAAATGTGATGGAATGGATGATGCGTTTGATTTATTAAGATTCTGTTATGAAGAATTAGATGAAGATGGAAAAGTTTGCTTTCTTTATGGTGCCTTATATGCTGAAGCATATgaaatatgtataaattatttgCTAGAATGTTGGAGAGCTGAAGATTTCACTCAAGATGTGGAGGAGTTCACTGCAATTCAGAAAGGTCAAGAGATATTGCATGATCTTTTGGATGCATCTTTGCTAGAAAACGGTGAAAAGGTAAAACATGTAAGGATGAATAAAGTGCTACGGAAAATGGCCTTTAAAATCTTAGAAAGTGACGATTCAAAATGTTTGGTGAAACCTGGCAAGGGGCTCCAAAAGGCCCCCGAAAGTAAAGAATGGGAACAAAAACTAAGGATTTCTTTGATGGATAACAAATTTAGCAGTTTACCGGACAAGCCAGATTGCAACAATCTCTCAACACTTTTACTCCAGAGAAATATTGATTTGGCAGTGATTCCTCGCCGATTCTTTGAATCTATGCAAAGTCTCCGGGTTTTGGACTTACATAGCACTAATATTGCTGAATTACCATCTTCGATTTCATGCTTGGTATGTCTCAGGGCTCTTTATTTAAATTCTTGCAGGAGATTGTTGAAGCTTCCAGGCAAAATAAAGGCACTTAAGCATCTTGAGGTGCTTGATATTCGAGGTACTGGGATTAATTCTTTGCCGGTTGAAATAAGATATTTAAGCCAATTGCAGCGCTTCAGGATGTCATTGTCAAAGATAGATGGAAAATCAAGGAAAATCAGaacaaatcacaatataattttagAGCTTTCTTTGTTGGAAGAGTTAGTCATCGACATTCATCCAGAAAATGAGTGGTGGAAGCAGGTTGTGAGACATATAACTCAAAATGTGGCTGTCTTGAAAAAATTGACCTACCTTTCATTCTCCATCGGTGAATATCATTCAACCAGGTACAAAATTCTTGATTGCTTCAGACATAGGATTTGCTGGCGTGTAAAATATGCAAATGGTGATGGCAATCTTCCATTGCCAGAGGTACTTGCTGAAGCTGATGCATTTGAACTAATTGGATGCAAGGGAGTTTTGAAGTTATCGGACTTTGGCATTGACAATATGACCAAGATTAAGAGCTGTTTGATTGAAAGTTGTAATGAAATGGAGACTGTTGTTGATAGCAATGGAATAACAAATGCAGTGTTTGAGTGCTTGGAGAAGATGTACCTAAGCAATATCCCCAACTTGCAAAGCATTTGGGAGGGTTTGGTACCTCAGGGAAGCCTTGCCCGACTAAATACTTTAGTTTTCTTCAAATGTTCAAAGCTGAAGAAGATTTTCTCTAGCAGCTTAGTTCAGCAATTCTCTGATCTCCAGCACTTGGAAATTGAAGCTTGTCATCAAATTGAAGAGGTTACCCTGGAAGCAGAGAACAATGGGATGAATGCTCCTGTACTTCCAAGTCTAAAGTCAATAGTACTTGTTGGTCTTCCAAGTTTAACAAACATTTGGATTGATGATTCACTGGATTGGGCCTCCCTAGACAAAACGATTTCCATGTGTCCACTATTGGATAGTCATCCTTCTTGGCGAACAGTACTGTGA